The following are encoded in a window of Algiphilus aromaticivorans DG1253 genomic DNA:
- a CDS encoding type IV pilin protein: MNSGRPTVHGFTLIELMLVVGIVAILAAIAIPSYQIYVERSQVREGQAALSNARNALERCYTASENYSYEDCEDRIAAQSENGIYGLSAAIDEDLAGFRITATARRAPASRGGCAEMEVTHDGERSPAGCW; this comes from the coding sequence ATGAATAGCGGCAGGCCCACCGTACACGGCTTCACCCTCATCGAGCTGATGCTCGTCGTGGGTATCGTTGCCATCCTGGCGGCCATCGCGATTCCGAGCTACCAGATCTATGTGGAGCGTTCGCAGGTACGGGAGGGTCAGGCGGCGCTGTCGAACGCGCGCAACGCCTTGGAGCGCTGCTATACCGCCAGCGAGAACTACAGCTACGAGGATTGCGAAGACCGCATCGCAGCACAGAGCGAGAACGGCATCTACGGCCTGAGCGCGGCCATCGACGAGGATCTGGCCGGATTCCGGATTACGGCCACGGCGAGGCGCGCGCCGGCTTCGCGCGGCGGCTGCGCCGAGATGGAAGTCACGCACGACGGTGAGCGCAGCCCGGCGGGCTGCTGGTGA
- the pilV gene encoding type IV pilus modification protein PilV: MNQLQARSINNARGFTLIEVLISLLVLAIGMLGIAGLQTMSLRAAQEAQFGSIASVTAQSLGELIALRGSYVAADRNELLDELGGVLPGAAIDVDSVDSGTASIDRFAIDVAWDGRDDERVSLRYLVSAPQ; the protein is encoded by the coding sequence ATGAACCAGCTTCAAGCACGATCGATCAACAACGCGCGCGGCTTCACGCTGATCGAGGTATTGATCTCGCTGCTCGTTCTTGCCATCGGCATGCTCGGCATCGCCGGCCTGCAGACCATGTCCTTGCGCGCCGCGCAGGAGGCGCAGTTCGGAAGCATCGCCAGCGTGACGGCGCAATCGCTGGGCGAGCTGATCGCCCTTCGCGGCAGCTACGTCGCGGCCGATCGCAATGAACTCCTCGACGAGCTGGGCGGCGTACTTCCCGGAGCGGCCATCGACGTCGACTCCGTCGACAGCGGCACGGCCAGCATCGATCGTTTCGCCATCGACGTCGCCTGGGACGGCCGCGACGACGAGCGCGTCAGCTTGCGCTACCTCGTGTCGGCGCCGCAATGA
- a CDS encoding PilW family protein yields MPSRRAAAGVTLVELMIGLAIGLLLLLGVFSLYLAHQQTTRTQDALNDQTETLGSLTATVTREIRRAGFNLLDEPISAWLSVDGDARGVRLRYRPPDAADEVALHLRWDADTGTVTSSRNGDPEVPLHPVGGITDVEITCFAARDAPATDCAGVTDPLALAWTVTLAGAANADVRARELRFVTTARNGLIAND; encoded by the coding sequence ATGCCCAGCCGCCGGGCCGCTGCCGGCGTAACCCTGGTCGAGCTGATGATCGGCCTGGCGATCGGGCTGCTGCTGCTGCTCGGCGTCTTCTCGCTGTATCTGGCGCATCAGCAGACAACGCGCACGCAGGACGCACTGAACGACCAGACCGAAACACTGGGGTCGCTCACTGCCACCGTCACCCGGGAGATCCGCCGCGCCGGCTTCAACCTGCTCGACGAGCCGATCTCGGCGTGGCTCAGCGTCGACGGCGACGCGCGCGGTGTCCGCCTGCGCTATCGACCGCCCGATGCCGCCGACGAGGTCGCACTGCATCTGCGCTGGGATGCCGATACCGGCACCGTCACCTCCTCCCGCAACGGTGATCCGGAGGTTCCGCTGCACCCGGTCGGCGGTATCACCGATGTAGAGATCACGTGCTTCGCAGCGCGCGACGCTCCCGCAACGGACTGCGCTGGCGTCACCGACCCGCTGGCGCTGGCCTGGACGGTCACTCTGGCCGGTGCCGCCAATGCCGACGTGCGTGCGCGCGAGCTGCGCTTCGTGACAACCGCCCGCAACGGGCTCATAGCGAACGATTGA
- a CDS encoding pilus assembly FimT family protein, with the protein MLRRRRHRAGQQTGFTLIELLVTLSVLAILATVAAPAMVSLVDRNTLAARTNAVNATLRTARNEAIRGARRIELVYNSGAKTLRIMDEAENEQLHESDALSGVDVSLSADIVFSQEGHLVGPNDVVHLQITRHESRWICVFRTGIIARVDADLANNYCREPS; encoded by the coding sequence ATGCTTCGTCGCCGCAGGCACCGCGCCGGCCAGCAGACCGGCTTCACGCTCATCGAGCTGCTGGTCACGCTGTCGGTGCTGGCCATCCTCGCCACCGTCGCCGCACCGGCGATGGTTTCGCTGGTGGACCGCAACACTCTTGCCGCACGCACGAACGCAGTTAACGCGACCCTGCGCACGGCGCGCAACGAGGCGATCCGCGGCGCGCGACGCATCGAACTCGTATACAACAGCGGCGCCAAGACACTGCGCATCATGGACGAGGCGGAGAACGAGCAGCTGCACGAGAGTGACGCGCTGAGTGGCGTGGACGTATCGCTGTCGGCAGACATCGTTTTTTCCCAGGAAGGCCACCTCGTCGGACCGAACGACGTCGTGCACCTGCAGATCACGCGACACGAGTCGCGCTGGATCTGCGTCTTCCGCACCGGCATCATCGCCAGGGTCGACGCGGATTTGGCCAACAACTACTGCCGCGAGCCTTCATGA